Proteins found in one Cricetulus griseus strain 17A/GY chromosome X, alternate assembly CriGri-PICRH-1.0, whole genome shotgun sequence genomic segment:
- the Awat2 gene encoding acyl-CoA wax alcohol acyltransferase 2 — protein MFWPAKKDIKTALEVFALFQWALSAFVIATTVIFVNLYLVVFTSYWFLTVLLLIWLAFDWKTPERGGRRFSCVRRWSLWKHYCNYFPIKILKTHDISPSHNYILACHPHGLMSHSCFGHFATDTSDFSKTFPGITPYMLTLGAFFWVPFLREYVMSTGACSVSQSSMDYLLTHKGTGNMLVVVVGGLAECRYSMPGSTTLVLKKRYGFVRMALRHGVSLIPAYVFGETDLYDQYIFTPGGYINRFQEWFQKMIHVYPCAFYGRGFTKNSRGLLPYSQPVTTVVGEPLPLPKIENPSQEIVAKYHTLYIDALRKLFDQHKTKFGISETQELVIV, from the exons ATGTTCTGGCCCGCCAAGAAGGACATCAAGACTGCCCTGGAGGTCTTTGCTCTTTTCCAGTGGGCCCTCAGTGCCTTCGTTATAG CAACCACTGTGATCTTTGTCAACCTCTACTTGGTGGTGTTCACATCATACTGGTTTCTCACTGTGCTGCTGCTTATCTGGCTGGCTTTTGACTGGAAGACCCCTGAGCGAG GAGGCCGCCGTTTCTCCTGTGTGAGGAGGTGGAGTCTGTGGAAACACTACTGCAATTACTTCCCAATCAAG ATTCTGAAGACTCATGATATTTCCCCCAGCCACAACTACATCCTTGCCTGCCATCCTCATGGGCTCATGTCCCATTCATGCTTTGGCCATTTTGCCACTGACACATCAGACTTCTCCAAGACCTTTCCTGGCATCACTCCTTACATGCTCACACTAGGAGCCTTTTTCTGGGTGCCTTTCTTAAGAGAGTATGTAATGTCTACAG GGGCCTGCTCTGTGAGCCAATCCTCCATGGACTATCTGCTTACCCATAAGGGCACAGGCAACATGCTTGTGGTGGTGGTTGGTGGCCTGGCTGAATGCAGATACAGCATGCCAGGCTCTACCACCCTGGTCTTGAAGAAGCGGTATGGCTTTGTGCGCATGGCCCTTCGACATGG GGTGTCACTAATCCCTGCTTATGTCTTTGGAGAGACGGACCTCTACGATCAGTACATTTTCACTCCTGGGGGCTATATCAATCGCTTCCAGGAGTGGTTCCAGAAGATGATACATGTCTACCCCTGTGCTTTCTATGGGCGTGGCTTTACCAAGAACTCCAGGGGCCTTCTGCCCTATTCTCAGCCAGTAACCACTGTTG TTGGGGAACCTCTACCACTGCCCAAGATTGAGAATCCGAGCCAGGAGATTGTGGCCAAATACCACACACTTTATATCGACGCCCTACGCAAATTGTTTGATCAACATAAGACCAAGTTTGGCATCTCAGAGACCCAGGAGCTGGTGATAGTTTGA